In Hwangdonia lutea, a single window of DNA contains:
- the glgB gene encoding 1,4-alpha-glucan branching protein GlgB, translated as MAQVKVHSLFTEFDINLFKAGKHFRLYEKFGSHLITVDGIDGVYFAVWAPTAKQVSVIGDFNYWMEGEHQLNVRWDSSGIWEGFIPLVEKGAIYKYKIQSNNNDIKTEKADPYARRYEHNPKTASIVWDDDYKWKDKNWMKTRKKHNALDAPFSVYEVHLGSWKKQVEENRFLSYYELADDLVNYVKDMNFTHVEFMPIMEFPYDPSWGYQVTGYFAPTSRFGYPEEFKYLVDKFHQAGIGIILDWVPSHFPEDAHGLGFFDGSNLYEHPDKRKGYHQDWKSLIFNYERNEVRSFLISNAVFWLDQYHADGLRVDAVASMLFLDYSREDGEWEPNIHGGRENLAVISFLKELNEEVYSSFPDVQTIAEESTAFPGVSKPVFLGGLGFGMKWMMGWMHDTLEYFAKDPIYRKFHQNDITFSLAYAFSENFMLPLSHDEVVYGKKSILGRMPGDEWQRFANLRLLYSYMFTHPGTKLVFMGGEFGQQDEWDFEGSLDWNLLEFKSHKNFQHFFKALNSLYNTTPALFEKAFSSEGFEWISFDDHENCVLSYIRKGKKAADDVVVVCNLTPTVREKYRIGVTKKGKLTEIFNSDEKAFGGSGISNSKEIGIKKQSWNGKDYSAEITLPPLGVSIFKFKQ; from the coding sequence ATGGCACAGGTAAAAGTACACAGTCTATTTACAGAATTCGATATCAACCTTTTTAAAGCCGGGAAACATTTTAGGCTTTACGAAAAATTTGGTTCTCATCTTATTACAGTTGATGGTATTGATGGTGTATATTTTGCAGTTTGGGCACCCACGGCAAAACAGGTTTCTGTAATTGGCGATTTTAATTATTGGATGGAAGGCGAACACCAATTAAACGTACGTTGGGATTCCAGTGGTATTTGGGAAGGCTTTATTCCGCTTGTTGAAAAAGGGGCGATATATAAATATAAAATACAGAGCAACAACAACGATATAAAAACTGAAAAAGCAGACCCTTATGCAAGGCGCTATGAGCACAATCCAAAAACAGCCTCTATAGTTTGGGACGACGATTATAAGTGGAAAGACAAAAACTGGATGAAAACGCGTAAAAAACACAATGCGTTAGATGCGCCCTTTTCGGTTTACGAAGTCCATTTGGGATCTTGGAAAAAGCAGGTGGAAGAAAATCGGTTTCTGTCCTATTACGAGCTTGCCGACGATTTGGTTAACTATGTAAAAGACATGAATTTTACACACGTCGAGTTTATGCCAATTATGGAGTTTCCGTACGACCCCTCTTGGGGTTATCAAGTTACGGGGTATTTTGCACCAACATCGCGCTTTGGCTATCCCGAAGAATTCAAGTATTTAGTTGATAAATTCCATCAAGCCGGAATAGGCATTATTTTAGATTGGGTGCCATCACATTTTCCAGAAGACGCCCACGGATTGGGGTTCTTTGATGGTTCGAACCTATACGAACACCCTGATAAACGCAAAGGTTACCATCAAGATTGGAAAAGTTTGATTTTTAATTATGAACGCAATGAAGTGCGTTCGTTTTTAATAAGTAATGCCGTGTTTTGGCTAGACCAATACCACGCCGATGGTTTACGTGTTGATGCCGTTGCCTCTATGCTGTTTTTAGATTATTCGAGAGAAGATGGCGAATGGGAACCAAATATACATGGCGGCAGGGAAAACCTAGCCGTGATAAGCTTTTTAAAGGAATTGAATGAAGAAGTTTACAGCTCTTTCCCTGATGTGCAAACCATAGCTGAAGAATCAACCGCATTTCCGGGCGTTTCCAAACCCGTGTTTTTGGGCGGTTTAGGTTTTGGCATGAAATGGATGATGGGTTGGATGCACGATACTTTAGAGTATTTTGCCAAAGACCCAATCTATAGAAAATTCCATCAAAACGATATTACCTTTAGTTTGGCTTATGCCTTTTCTGAAAACTTTATGTTACCGCTTTCGCACGACGAGGTGGTGTACGGCAAAAAATCTATTCTGGGGCGAATGCCTGGAGACGAGTGGCAGCGCTTTGCCAACCTCCGTCTTTTATACAGCTACATGTTTACGCATCCCGGAACAAAACTGGTATTTATGGGTGGCGAATTTGGGCAACAAGACGAGTGGGATTTTGAAGGTAGCTTAGATTGGAATTTATTGGAATTCAAATCGCATAAAAACTTTCAACACTTTTTTAAAGCCCTAAACAGCTTATACAATACCACACCGGCTTTATTCGAAAAAGCATTTAGCAGCGAAGGGTTTGAGTGGATTAGTTTCGATGACCACGAAAACTGTGTTTTATCGTATATCCGAAAAGGAAAAAAAGCAGCAGACGATGTGGTTGTAGTCTGTAATTTAACGCCAACGGTTAGAGAAAAATATCGCATCGGCGTTACCAAAAAAGGCAAACTAACCGAGATTTTTAATAGCGACGAAAAAGCCTTTGGAGGCAGCGGTATTTCAAATTCAAAAGAAATTGGCATAAAAAAACAATCTTGGAACGGAAAAGATTATTCGGCAGAAATTACACTTCCACCACTTGGTGTTTCCATATTTAAATTCAAGCAATAA